The Gordonia iterans DNA window ACCTCTGCTAGTAAGGACGACCCACCTGTGAAACGCCACTTCCGCAAGGTGGCGTTCGGTTTCGGGTTCCTGGCGCTTGTCGCCCTGATCCTGGTGGTCGTTCTGATCATCCAATTCCTGAAGCCGACGCCGCCCCCGCCCGGCCCGCCCAGCAGCCCGCCGGTGCCCACTGAGCGGCCCGAGGCCCAGCCCGCCGACTGCCCCGACGTCCTCGTCGTCTCGATTCCCGGCACCTGGGAGTCCAAGGCGAACGACGACCCCTACCGGCCGACCGCCAACTCGCGCTCGCTGATGCTGCGCATCACCAAGGCGCTCCAGAGCAAGTTCCCGCGTTCGCGCGCCGAGGTCTACACCGTCCCGTACGTGGCACAGTTCCGGAATCCGACGGTTCTGAACGACCGCCAGCGCGACTACAACGACTCCCGCGCGCAGGGGACCCGCCGCACCAACGCCAAGATCGCGAAGACCCACGAGCGTTGCCCGCTGACCAGCTACATCCTGATGGGCTTCTCGCAGGGTGCCGTGATCGCCGGTGACGTAGCCAGCGACATCGGCAACGACCGCGGTCCGATCCCGGCCGCCGATCAGGACCTGGTCCTGGGAGTCGGCCTGATCGCCGACGGCCGCCGGCAAGCCGGTCAGCAGCACGACGTCGGACCGAGTCCGGCGGGTGTGGGTGCGGAGATCGCGCTGTCCGGGTTCAGTTCGCTGGTGCCCGGGATCACGATGACCGGGCCGCGCACCGGGGGCTTCGGCCAGTTGCAGGACCGCACCTACAGTCTCTGCGCGCCGGGCGACCTGATCTGTGATTCGCCGACGGTGTCGAACGGGCTCGGCGCCATCGGCCGGCTCGCCGGCGCGGTGAACAATCCGGTGCACGCGATGTACGCCACGAAGCGGTACTGGGAGACCGGCGGTCAGAGCGCCACGCAATGGATGTACGCCTGGTCGGTGCGGCTGATCGAGGATGCGCCGCACCCGGAACACACGTGACGCTTTGAGCTGAGCTCACCTGCTGCGTTAACCTTTTCGTGACCTTGCGGTGTCCCTCGTCCAGACGACGGAGCCCGCACGCCGAAGCACAAGGAGATTGTCGGTGACCTCAGCCCAGCACGCGGAGGGCCGCCACCCGGCGACGGACGCCGAGCGGGCGGCCCGACCGCCCGCCGGGGGCCTGCGCGCGTTCCGGTTCGGCGCCGGAGGCGAGGGGAACAAGGACGAGGGCGGCGCCCGCCGATTCATCAAGCTCGCGCAGACCGCCGAGGAGTACGGCTTCGACACCTTCGCGGTGCCCGACCATCTCGGCAACCAGGTCGGGCCGCTGGCCGCGCTCGGCGCTCTCTCGCAGGCCACCGATCGGATCCGGCTGGCCACGTCGGTCCTGGCCAACGGCTTCCGCCACCCCGCCATCCTGGCCAAGGAGGCCACCACCATCGACGTCCTGTCCCGCGGCCGCCTGGAGCTGGGCATCGGGGCGGGCTGGCTCAAGGACGAGTTCGACAAGGCGGGGCTGGAGTTCGGCACGCCGGGCGAGCGCATCCGCAAGCTCGACGAGGCGCTGACCGTCCTGGATCGCCTGATGCGCGGTGAGACCGTCGACTTCGACGGCGAGTTCTACCAGATCAAGGGCCTGGAAGGGTCCCCGCGCCCGCGGCAGGGACCGCGTCCGCCGATCGCGGTCGGCGGCGGCGGTCCCAGAATGCTGGCGCTGGCCGCCAAGCACGCCGACATCATCTCGGTGGCGACCGGCTCCACGCCCGACGGGAAGCTGCGCCTCTCGG harbors:
- a CDS encoding LLM class F420-dependent oxidoreductase, yielding MRAFRFGAGGEGNKDEGGARRFIKLAQTAEEYGFDTFAVPDHLGNQVGPLAALGALSQATDRIRLATSVLANGFRHPAILAKEATTIDVLSRGRLELGIGAGWLKDEFDKAGLEFGTPGERIRKLDEALTVLDRLMRGETVDFDGEFYQIKGLEGSPRPRQGPRPPIAVGGGGPRMLALAAKHADIISVATGSTPDGKLRLSDMTMEKTIERVARIREAAGDRFDQIELNWTIATIVVTDDRVATAEMALKALDSGYPPNIARDVDLTVDDILSSPYLAFGTFEEIAEQIREVRRRTTMSYVGVFPTQMDAFAPVIPLLREE
- a CDS encoding cutinase family protein, giving the protein MKRHFRKVAFGFGFLALVALILVVVLIIQFLKPTPPPPGPPSSPPVPTERPEAQPADCPDVLVVSIPGTWESKANDDPYRPTANSRSLMLRITKALQSKFPRSRAEVYTVPYVAQFRNPTVLNDRQRDYNDSRAQGTRRTNAKIAKTHERCPLTSYILMGFSQGAVIAGDVASDIGNDRGPIPAADQDLVLGVGLIADGRRQAGQQHDVGPSPAGVGAEIALSGFSSLVPGITMTGPRTGGFGQLQDRTYSLCAPGDLICDSPTVSNGLGAIGRLAGAVNNPVHAMYATKRYWETGGQSATQWMYAWSVRLIEDAPHPEHT